GTTATAAACCATACCGATAAGTACGGCCTGAGGTGTAAAAAGCAGATGAAGGCTTTGTGGCTGAAAACCTATTTTTTCAAGCATATGATTTAACCAGCCATTATCAGATAAAATAATCATCCAAGCGTAGGTACGAATTAAAAAATTTGTCCAAAAGGGGATGATCAATAAAAAAAACAGAACACTTCGAAATCGACCGGCTCGAAAAACTAAAAATAAAGCCAACGGAAAACCAATAAGCATACATAAGATCGTACTTAGACCTGCGAGTAAAATCGATCTGCCCAGACTTGAAACTAAAGTAGCCCCCATTTGAGGGTCAGACATACGACGATAATTTTCTAAATTAAATACAGCTTCTACTCCACCGTATGCACCACGAGTCATAAAACTAATGGCAATGACATAGAGAAGGGGAGCCGCGACAAGGCTAACAATCCAAAACCACGCAAGAGCTGTAAAACCTGAATTGCGATCTACACCCACTTTTGTTCTCACTGCAGCTGATTCTCTGGGAAGTAATGAGATTGTACGGTTTGCCAACCCAGATGAATTCGATCTCCTGCTTGGAAAACTTTTTTAGCGAGCTTTTGAGTATTTTGCTGAAATACTGTGACGTTGTTACCATTTTTTAAAGTAACTTCAAATTGTGTATGAGTACCAAGATAGGTGAGGGCTCGAATATTTCCTTCAGCCACATTTTCCATGGTTGTTGGCCGTCTAGAAAAAATTGTAAGTTTCTCTGGCCTTAAGCAAACAGCACCAAGACTTCCTGAAATTTTTTGATCATTGGGAGGTTCTACAAAATAAAGACCAAGACCATCTACGTCACATAAGAATTTCCCTGATTCTTCACGAAGTGTTCCTTTGAGGCTATTGATTCCACCAACAAAACTTGCCACAAAAAAACATTTAGGAAACTCATAAATCTCATTTGGAGTACCTAATTGAACAATTTTACCTTTATTCATAACTGCAACGCGATCACTCATATTAAGCGCTTCTTGCTGATCGTGAGTGACGAATACAAAAGTCGTTTTAACTCTTTTTTGAATGGCTACGAGTTCTTGCTGTAATTGCAGACGAAGTTTTAGATCAAGTGCACCCAATGGTTCATCTAATAGCAGAAGATTTGGCATATTCGCCAGTGCTCGTACTAAAGCGACTCGTTGTTGCTCACCCCCTGAAAGTGAGGTTACAAGTCTGCCGCCTTGACCTTTAAGATTTGCAAGCTCAAGCATTTCTTCAACACGAAGTTTAATATCTTTTTCAGCTACTTTTTTACACCTTAGACCAAACGCGATGTTGTCAAAAATATTCATATGTGGAAAAAGTGCGTACCGTTGAAATACGGTGTGAACGTTTCGTCTGTGTGGCTCAAGATGGGTGATATCTTGACCATTAAGCCTCAGGCTTCCTGAATCAGGAAATTCTAGCCCTGCAATCAGTCTAAGAAGTGTGGTTTTACCACAACCGCTGGGACCTAAAATTGAAACAAATTCCCCAGCAGCAACTGTGAGGCTCACATCATCTACGACAGTTTTGGTTGCCGAAAATTTTTTAGAAACACCAATGACTTCTAGCACGAAATCTTTTCTCAAAACTATGAGAGAGTTTCAACAACTCTCTTTAAGTTTCTTAAACTAATTTCGAACAGTCATGGGCACATAGTTGATTTCGATGGTTGAATCTTGAGGAGGAATCGCACTTCCACGAAAAACAATAGAATTTGGGCCTGAATTGTAAACCCAACCGTTCGTAGCGTTCTGAGCGATATTTACTCCATTCACTTTCACACGAATCGTGTCTACTTGAGGAATTCTCTCTAAGTAAAACTGTGTGCTCAACTCTGTAATTTTAGCCTGAATGGCATCAAGTGTACCTGCATAGCTCGAATCACAAAGACTACCTGAAACTCCATCTGTTGCTGCTGTGAGCTCCATGTAGCGTGTGCCCATAATAGAACCCGTACTTGCGTATTGCTGTTGGCAACTAGCAGTTGTCACAGAAATATTTGAAACATTATACCGTCGCATTGGCGCTGTAGAACGTGTGAGAGTATCGAGATAAGACACATAGCTATTAACACTATCAAGAGATGAAGCACTATAACTGCGTGAAGCGCCACAACCCTGGCATCTTGTTACACCGCTAAAATCATCTTCATCAGATAAAATAATAACAGCTAAAAAAGATTGTGATCTTAAGAAACCCGCATTGGTTGGGCTGTTCAGGGTTTCTTTGAAAGATTCAAACGCGCGTTCATCACCAGTGCCGCTTGTACCTTGAGTGGCATTTACAACAAATACGTTATTCATATTTGGTGTTGTAGGCAAGATGGTAAAAATTCCGGTATGGCTTGTTTGATCAGTACCATCTCGAAATTTTGCTATTAGTTGATTGTTCTGATGTGCTTGATTTGCCAAATAAGCTTGTGTGGTAGTAACAGATATTTTGAAGTCATAACCTTTGGTACGAAAATTTGCGATAAAGCTATTAAAGTTGTTCACCAGGTTTTGCTGATAAGGAGACATAGAACCTGAGTTATCGATCACCCACAGAATATCTAGTTGGTTATTAAAGATACCTCTAGATTGTTTAAATGAATCACCCTCAGGCAAAATGCTAAACGAAGGGTTTTCTTTTCCGCAACCTGTTAGCACTGTAACGGCAGCAATTACGGCTAAAGTAACTAAGGTAAGGTTATTTAAAGTATTCATATGTACGCCCCTTTGTTGGAAGATCTTCTTCCGGTTGCTCAGGCGCGTACATACAGAGTGAAAGTGAGCATTGTTCTTAACTTTTAGACTACGCTCAATTAAGCGTTGCGTCAAAAAAACACGTAACTCGTTGTCTGCACTGGTTTATAAGGGTTTCCGGCAGGTCCGCAAGTATAATTACACAGTAAATTCAATTAGTTACAAAAATTGACGAGGAACAAATTATTTTTTACTGACTAATGTTTTTACGAAAAATATGACTTTCCTGCATCAGTTTAGATTGGGGATGTTCTAAGCCCATGAGCATGATTTTCACGTAACCCTGTTGGCGTCATCTCAATGAAATAGGCTTTTTCACCCAATTCTTGAAGAGTCAGTGCATTCACGTAACTCATACCACTTCGAAGCCCACCACATAGTTCATCAATCACATCTTTAACATGGCCCTTACATGCCACCATAGTGCTTTCACCTTCAGGAGCCATTCCCTCTGGAACTTCTCCACGCCAACTGACTTGGGCACTTTTTGAAGCCATTCCGCGATACTGTTTAAAGCCTTTTTTGATGTCGCCAGGGGTCTCTATTGTTCCGGCAAGCAGAGAACCTACCATCACAGAACTTGCCCCTGCTGCTAAGGCTTTTACTAAATCACCACTGGTTTTGATTCCACCATCCGCGATCAAGGGGACTTTGTATTCTTCACTGACTTCACGACACATTGAAATTGCTGTTAATTGTGGAACCCCACAACCTGTAATAATACGTGTCGTGCACATGCTCCCAGGGCCTATTCCTACTTTTATCGCATCAGCACCGGCTTGTATTAAATCAAGTGTGCCTTCAGGTGTTGCGACATTTCCAGCAATCACTTCAATATCTGAAAATGTGTCTTTGAGATATTTGAGCGTTTCCATCATAGAAACTGAGTGCCCATGGGCAATATCGATAGTGAGAATTGTAACCCCAGCTTTTACAAGTGCTTGGGCACGTTCTTTAAAGTCATCATTTACACCAATACTTGCAGACACAACACTGATACCCGCTTCAACTACTTTACGCACTTCATGTACCTGCTCTTGAATTGTAATAAAGCGGTGAATGATACCGAGGCCTCCTAATTTCCCGATGGCAATGGCCATTTGGCTTTCAGTAACGGTGTCCATGTTAGATGAAATAATAGGAATACTAAGTCTCTGTTTTTTAGTAATTTGTGTGTCAAGTTGAGGATTACGGCGTGACCTTACTTCAGATTTTG
This genomic stretch from Oligoflexia bacterium harbors:
- a CDS encoding IMP dehydrogenase, translated to MAIRFHCRELLNRDRGLTFDDVLIVPAKSEVRSRRNPQLDTQITKKQRLSIPIISSNMDTVTESQMAIAIGKLGGLGIIHRFITIQEQVHEVRKVVEAGISVVSASIGVNDDFKERAQALVKAGVTILTIDIAHGHSVSMMETLKYLKDTFSDIEVIAGNVATPEGTLDLIQAGADAIKVGIGPGSMCTTRIITGCGVPQLTAISMCREVSEEYKVPLIADGGIKTSGDLVKALAAGASSVMVGSLLAGTIETPGDIKKGFKQYRGMASKSAQVSWRGEVPEGMAPEGESTMVACKGHVKDVIDELCGGLRSGMSYVNALTLQELGEKAYFIEMTPTGLRENHAHGLRTSPI
- a CDS encoding ABC transporter ATP-binding protein, with the translated sequence MRKDFVLEVIGVSKKFSATKTVVDDVSLTVAAGEFVSILGPSGCGKTTLLRLIAGLEFPDSGSLRLNGQDITHLEPHRRNVHTVFQRYALFPHMNIFDNIAFGLRCKKVAEKDIKLRVEEMLELANLKGQGGRLVTSLSGGEQQRVALVRALANMPNLLLLDEPLGALDLKLRLQLQQELVAIQKRVKTTFVFVTHDQQEALNMSDRVAVMNKGKIVQLGTPNEIYEFPKCFFVASFVGGINSLKGTLREESGKFLCDVDGLGLYFVEPPNDQKISGSLGAVCLRPEKLTIFSRRPTTMENVAEGNIRALTYLGTHTQFEVTLKNGNNVTVFQQNTQKLAKKVFQAGDRIHLGWQTVQSHYFPENQLQ
- a CDS encoding ABC transporter permease, producing the protein MRTKVGVDRNSGFTALAWFWIVSLVAAPLLYVIAISFMTRGAYGGVEAVFNLENYRRMSDPQMGATLVSSLGRSILLAGLSTILCMLIGFPLALFLVFRAGRFRSVLFFLLIIPFWTNFLIRTYAWMIILSDNGWLNHMLEKIGFQPQSLHLLFTPQAVLIGMVYNYLPYMAMSLYVSVEKLDTKLLEAGADLGAGPVKRFFQITLPLCFPGLIAGSIMVFIPALGEFVIPDILGGGTSLYVGNLLAQQFLTVRNWPFGSALSVVLILFIGLCLWVFEKVTKGQTEDLLA